CGACACAGTGGTCGTTGGCGCTCGCAGGGTACCTGGGCGAACGGCGCATTCCCAGTGTGGAACGTCACCCATCGCCATGTCACGTGTCAATCACACTGGGATCCCTAAGGTGGCCTCGCCCAACTGGCGAGGAGAGTCCACCCATGAAAAAACTGCCCTGTCTGAATGCCCTCCTGCTCACCGCCGCCCTGTCCGCCTGCACCACCGGGGGGCCGGCCCCAACCGCCGTTGTCAAAACCATTGAACTCAGTGCGGCATCGGCCAGCCTCACGGTCGGTCAGGACACGACCCTGACAGCCATTGCCAGGGACGCGCAGGGAGAAAGCGTGCCGAACACCGACTTCGCCTGGAAGTCAAGCAATGTGACTGTGGCCTCGGTGGCCGGTGGAGTGGTGAAGGGACTTGCCGCGGGCAGCACGCAGATTATCGCCAGTGCAAACGACGTCACGAGCAGCGCCGCAGAAGTCACCGTTAACCAGACCCAGTCCGCCGGCACCTTTGACCTCACGCTCTCCGACGACAAGCTCCCGGTCATCACGGGCAAGAGTGCCAGTTTGACGGTCAACGTCGTCCGCAAGTCGGGCTTTACTGGCGCAGTGAATGTCGGCCTGTCCGGCCTCCCCGCCGGAGTCTCGGGCGGCAGCGTGACCATCCCCGAGGGACACGACAGCGCTACGGTGACCGTGAGCGCCGCCGCGAACGCCGCCCACTCGCTGCCCACCGCCGTTCTCCTGAGCGGCGCAGCAGTCGGGTCGGCAGCGGTCTCTAGGACGGTGACCGTGACCGTGCGCGGCACGGCAGGCAGCCTGGACACCACCTTTGGAACGGGCGGAATCGCCAGACATCCGTTGGGTGAGGCAGCGGACTACGGCTACGCCGCTGCGTTGCAACCCGACGGGAAACTGATCGTGGTGGGCAGCACCTACGGTCCCCATTTCGAAAATTTCGGCATTGCCCGGTTTACCCACGACGGTGCGCTCGACCCCTCATTCGGGAGTGGCGGCAAGGTCATCGTCGACTTTGCCCAGGGGCGCGATATTGCCCGCGCCGTCGCTGTCCAGCCGGACGGCAAGATTGTCGTGGCCGGCGGCACAACTGAATCCGGCGAAGAGGAGCGCTTTGGCCTGCTTCGTCTGAACGCCAACGGCACACTCGATGCCGGCTTTGGCACGGCTGGCAAGCTCACTACCGCCTTCACGGGCAGCGACAACGCCCGCGCGAACGCGGTGCTGATTCAGCCGGACGGTCACATTGTGGTGGGTGGTCAGGCCAGTTTCTCCAGCGCGACCAGCGGCGTGGACTTCGCGCTGGCCCGCTATCTGCCGAGCGGCGCGTTGGACACTGGCTTCGGCGACGGCGGCCGGGTCACGACGTCCATCAGTCCCTCCGGCGGTTCAGACAAGATCGCCGCGCTGGCGCTGCAGGGAGACAGGATCGTCGCGGCGGGCGGCGACACCTTCCAACTCGCCCGGTACACCGTGGGCGGGGCGCTGGACAGCACCTTTGGCACAGCTGGCAGGGTGCACAAGGTCTTCCCCGGAAACAACAGTGGGGCCACGTCAGTCGTGGTGGACGATCAGAACCGCCTGGTGGTCGG
The genomic region above belongs to Deinococcus humi and contains:
- a CDS encoding delta-60 repeat domain-containing protein — protein: MKKLPCLNALLLTAALSACTTGGPAPTAVVKTIELSAASASLTVGQDTTLTAIARDAQGESVPNTDFAWKSSNVTVASVAGGVVKGLAAGSTQIIASANDVTSSAAEVTVNQTQSAGTFDLTLSDDKLPVITGKSASLTVNVVRKSGFTGAVNVGLSGLPAGVSGGSVTIPEGHDSATVTVSAAANAAHSLPTAVLLSGAAVGSAAVSRTVTVTVRGTAGSLDTTFGTGGIARHPLGEAADYGYAAALQPDGKLIVVGSTYGPHFENFGIARFTHDGALDPSFGSGGKVIVDFAQGRDIARAVAVQPDGKIVVAGGTTESGEEERFGLLRLNANGTLDAGFGTAGKLTTAFTGSDNARANAVLIQPDGHIVVGGQASFSSATSGVDFALARYLPSGALDTGFGDGGRVTTSISPSGGSDKIAALALQGDRIVAAGGDTFQLARYTVGGALDSTFGTAGRVHKVFPGNNSGATSVVVDDQNRLVVGGHDQMNTAVVRLTADGAPDPTFGSAGRTVLKLNPSNWNVATAVALQTDGKVVVGSWVYEGNSSNDNFAVTRLTRSGQVDPEFGVGGTSITRGATGKRSTARAALLQPDDRIPATRIVLAGDSNSAFTLTRYWP